From a region of the Fischerella sp. JS2 genome:
- a CDS encoding DUF3181 family protein: MAKTNTTELLEALANEIGENVYMDIAKWHLYLSNAKLHTVVAEQVYPLITANKPVDEDDVIQVLESIPVKIGGGRREIPLIDLLPLQCQVNLVDILEKFQREM, encoded by the coding sequence ATGGCTAAGACTAACACCACAGAATTACTGGAAGCCCTAGCAAATGAAATTGGCGAAAATGTTTACATGGATATTGCCAAATGGCATTTATATCTATCAAATGCCAAATTACATACTGTAGTTGCAGAACAAGTTTATCCCCTAATCACTGCTAATAAGCCTGTAGATGAGGATGATGTAATTCAGGTTCTGGAATCTATTCCTGTGAAAATTGGTGGTGGTAGAAGGGAAATTCCTCTGATTGATTTATTGCCTCTGCAATGTCAGGTGAATTTAGTAGATATATTAGAAAAATTCCAACGCGAAATGTAA
- the mutS gene encoding DNA mismatch repair protein MutS yields MTASYSASQPNASNNANTFITDHRLVDRSKLTQMFQHYVETKEKYPHAVLLYRVGDFFECYFEDAVILAQELELYLTSKPVGEVGRVSMSGVPHHAWERHATLLVEKGYAVVICDQVEDASEAVGRLVRREVTRILTPGTLLEEGMLKASRNNYLAAVVIAGEHWGLAYADISTGEFLTTQGSSSEHLTQELMRLQPAEVLIPTNAPDLGSLLRPGEKSEHLPECLPPTFCYALRSQLPFSAGEARSRLLQKFKVRSLEGLGCEHLPLAVRAAGGLLEYLEDTQKDNSIPLQLLRTYTITDYLIVDHQTRRNLEITQTVRDGSFHGSLLWALDRTSTAMGSRALRRWLLQPLLDIKGIRARQDTIQELVENTPLRQDLRQLLRQIYDLERLTGRAGSGTANAKDLVALADSVSKLPELALLVMDASSVFLKALQKVPPGLEELGQKIRSYIVESPPIHIKEGGLIRQGVNPHLDERRSLVEEDQKWIANLEVDERARTGIQTLKVGFNKTFGYYISISRAKADQVPSNYIRKQTLTNEERYITPELKEREARILTARDDLNQMEYEIFVALREEVAAQAEVIRNLSRAVAAVDVLCGLAELAVYQGYCRPEMVEGREIYVVDGRHPVVEQSLPTGFFVPNSTCLGGKSTTDWEMGRTGDRENSHHPTTPPPHPDLIILTGPNASGKSCYLRQVGLIQLMAQIGSFVPARYAKLSVCDRIFTRVGAVDDLATGQSTFMVEMNETANILNHATSRSLVLLDEIGRGTATFDGLSIAWAVAEYLAAEIEARTIFATHYHELNELASLLPNVANYQVTVKELPDQIIFLHQVQPGGADKSYGIEAGRLAGLPGIVIQRAKQVMGQIEKHSKIAIGLQSLESSDRT; encoded by the coding sequence ATGACCGCTTCTTACTCTGCATCCCAGCCAAACGCCAGCAACAATGCGAACACATTTATTACTGACCATCGACTGGTGGATCGCAGTAAGCTGACTCAAATGTTTCAGCATTATGTGGAAACGAAGGAGAAGTATCCCCATGCGGTGTTGCTGTATCGGGTGGGAGACTTTTTTGAATGCTATTTTGAAGATGCTGTAATTTTGGCGCAGGAATTAGAACTTTATCTCACCAGTAAGCCTGTAGGAGAAGTGGGAAGGGTGTCAATGAGTGGTGTCCCGCATCATGCTTGGGAACGCCATGCTACCCTGTTGGTAGAAAAAGGGTATGCGGTTGTAATTTGTGATCAAGTCGAAGATGCTTCGGAAGCTGTTGGTAGATTAGTACGGCGCGAAGTAACGCGGATTCTCACTCCTGGCACTTTGCTAGAAGAAGGTATGCTAAAAGCTAGTCGCAATAATTACCTGGCGGCTGTGGTCATAGCTGGGGAACATTGGGGTTTGGCTTACGCAGATATTTCTACAGGGGAATTCCTTACAACCCAAGGTAGCAGCAGTGAACATTTAACCCAAGAGTTAATGCGTTTGCAGCCGGCAGAAGTATTGATTCCTACGAATGCACCTGATTTGGGAAGTTTACTACGTCCAGGGGAAAAGTCTGAGCATTTACCGGAATGTTTACCACCGACATTTTGTTACGCGTTGCGATCGCAACTACCTTTTTCCGCCGGGGAAGCGAGATCTAGGTTATTGCAGAAATTTAAAGTGCGATCGCTTGAAGGTTTGGGTTGTGAACACCTCCCCCTTGCAGTCCGGGCGGCTGGCGGTCTTTTAGAATATTTGGAAGATACACAAAAAGATAATTCTATCCCGCTACAGCTGCTCCGCACTTATACAATTACTGACTACTTAATTGTAGATCATCAAACTCGCCGCAACCTAGAAATTACGCAAACTGTCCGCGATGGTAGTTTTCACGGCTCCTTACTGTGGGCGTTAGATAGAACTTCTACAGCAATGGGTAGTCGGGCTTTACGACGTTGGTTGTTACAACCGCTACTTGATATCAAAGGTATCCGGGCACGGCAAGATACAATTCAAGAATTGGTAGAAAATACACCTCTGCGTCAAGATTTGCGGCAGTTGTTACGGCAAATTTATGACTTAGAACGTCTGACAGGAAGGGCTGGTTCTGGTACGGCAAATGCCAAAGATTTGGTGGCTTTGGCTGATTCTGTGTCCAAGTTGCCGGAATTAGCGCTGTTAGTGATGGATGCTTCTTCTGTGTTTTTGAAAGCCTTGCAGAAAGTTCCCCCCGGTTTAGAGGAGTTAGGGCAAAAAATCCGTAGTTATATTGTGGAGTCACCACCGATACATATTAAAGAAGGCGGATTAATTCGTCAGGGAGTTAATCCCCATTTGGATGAAAGACGTAGTTTGGTGGAAGAAGACCAAAAATGGATTGCAAATTTAGAAGTTGATGAACGGGCAAGGACGGGGATTCAAACGCTGAAGGTGGGATTTAATAAAACTTTTGGTTATTACATCAGTATTTCCCGTGCCAAAGCTGACCAAGTACCGTCAAATTATATACGCAAACAAACTTTGACGAATGAAGAACGCTACATTACTCCAGAGTTGAAGGAACGAGAAGCGCGGATTCTAACGGCGCGGGATGATTTGAACCAGATGGAGTATGAAATTTTTGTGGCGTTACGGGAGGAAGTTGCAGCCCAGGCGGAGGTGATTCGGAATCTTTCGCGGGCCGTGGCGGCAGTGGATGTGTTGTGCGGTTTGGCGGAGTTGGCTGTATATCAAGGTTACTGTCGCCCCGAGATGGTGGAGGGACGAGAGATTTATGTTGTCGATGGGCGTCATCCGGTGGTGGAACAGTCTTTGCCGACGGGGTTTTTTGTGCCAAATTCGACTTGTTTGGGAGGAAAGTCCACAACTGATTGGGAGATGGGGAGAACCGGAGATAGGGAGAATTCACACCACCCCACCACCCCACCACCCCATCCTGACTTAATTATCCTTACGGGGCCGAATGCGAGTGGTAAGAGTTGTTATTTGAGGCAGGTGGGGTTAATTCAGTTGATGGCGCAAATTGGTAGTTTTGTGCCAGCTAGGTATGCGAAGTTGAGTGTGTGCGATCGCATTTTTACCCGTGTGGGTGCGGTAGATGATTTGGCTACGGGTCAATCTACGTTTATGGTGGAGATGAATGAGACTGCGAATATTCTCAATCATGCCACATCGCGATCACTGGTATTGTTGGACGAAATTGGACGAGGGACGGCAACTTTTGACGGGCTTTCGATCGCTTGGGCAGTGGCGGAATATTTAGCGGCTGAGATTGAGGCGCGGACGATTTTTGCGACGCACTACCACGAGTTGAATGAGTTAGCATCACTATTACCCAATGTGGCTAATTATCAGGTGACAGTGAAGGAGTTACCAGACCAAATCATCTTTTTGCATCAGGTGCAGCCAGGGGGTGCGGATAAGTCTTATGGTATTGAAGCGGGAAGGTTGGCAGGTTTACCTGGGATAGTAATTCAACGGGCAAAGCAGGTGATGGGACAAATTGAAAAGCACAGTAAGATTGCCATTGGTTTGCAAAGTTTGGAGTCAAGCGATCGCACTTAA
- a CDS encoding 2TM domain-containing protein, with protein sequence MPPRWPRKPDRKDPAYRKLDDRMNFAVHVAIFAACNSGLWFFHNFLKATWEWLPWVTAGWLVVLLVHLIYIAAIADYSEIPPKST encoded by the coding sequence ATGCCTCCTCGTTGGCCTCGTAAACCAGATCGTAAAGACCCAGCTTACCGCAAACTAGATGACCGAATGAATTTTGCTGTCCATGTGGCAATATTTGCAGCCTGTAATTCGGGGTTGTGGTTCTTTCACAATTTCTTAAAAGCTACTTGGGAATGGCTACCTTGGGTAACAGCAGGGTGGTTAGTGGTATTGTTAGTTCACCTGATTTATATTGCTGCGATCGCTGACTATTCTGAGATACCGCCCAAATCCACCTGA
- a CDS encoding hydroxysqualene dehydroxylase, with protein MTEASQRKKVIVVGAGWAGLGATYHLAKQGYDVTLLEAGSYPGGLVAGWKTPGGRSVEAGIHGFWYPYRNIFALINELKINPFTSWTRSSQYSPAGLEVESPIFQDLPQLPTPLGTFIYTQFKRLPLIDRLSALSLLYAVIDFDNSDAAWRQYDFVTARELFKDFGVSARLYSESFEPMLLVGLFAPGEQCSAAATLGMLYFFILAHQPNFDVVWCRGTVGEKIFRPWIQYIEKLGGKFLTSKRVTDLIIDSNNQATGVVCGEEVFDADAVIFAVGVTGIKKIVSSSSSLQTRTEFRNLNNLVAIDVLATRLWFDRKITIPRPSNACFGFDQTTGWTFFDLNALHDEYQHEPGTVVEVDFYHANQFIPLEDQEIVSIVQRYLATCIPEFQQAKVIDRSVLRLPQAVTHFAPGSYRYMLPATTSVKNVFMSGDWIISRHGSWSQEKAYVTGLEAANLVISHLGEGTPAQILPVAADEPHIQLARTVNRTVRHISKSILPNFWLP; from the coding sequence ATGACAGAAGCATCACAGCGTAAAAAGGTGATAGTTGTTGGTGCAGGTTGGGCTGGGTTAGGTGCAACCTATCACCTCGCAAAACAAGGTTACGATGTGACTCTTCTGGAAGCAGGTTCCTACCCCGGTGGACTTGTCGCAGGTTGGAAAACCCCAGGAGGACGGTCAGTAGAAGCAGGAATTCATGGTTTTTGGTATCCTTACAGAAATATTTTTGCCCTTATCAATGAACTAAAGATTAACCCCTTTACCAGTTGGACTCGTTCTTCCCAATATTCACCCGCAGGTTTAGAAGTTGAATCACCAATTTTTCAAGATTTACCCCAACTTCCCACACCTCTGGGGACTTTTATCTATACTCAATTTAAACGCCTGCCATTAATTGACCGCCTCAGCGCCTTATCTTTACTTTATGCTGTCATTGATTTTGATAATTCTGATGCAGCTTGGCGGCAATATGATTTTGTGACTGCGCGGGAATTGTTCAAAGATTTTGGAGTTTCGGCACGACTTTACAGCGAGTCATTTGAACCAATGTTATTGGTGGGCTTGTTTGCACCTGGTGAACAATGTTCCGCAGCAGCAACTTTAGGGATGCTCTACTTTTTTATTCTGGCACATCAACCTAATTTTGATGTGGTTTGGTGTCGCGGAACCGTGGGAGAAAAAATATTTCGTCCTTGGATACAATACATTGAAAAGCTAGGGGGAAAATTCCTTACCAGTAAACGGGTAACTGACTTAATTATCGATAGTAATAATCAGGCGACAGGTGTAGTTTGCGGTGAAGAAGTGTTTGATGCGGATGCAGTAATTTTCGCTGTCGGCGTCACTGGGATAAAAAAGATTGTCTCCAGTAGCAGCAGTTTACAAACTCGTACAGAATTCCGCAATTTAAATAACCTAGTGGCGATTGATGTTTTAGCAACTCGTCTTTGGTTTGACCGTAAAATTACAATTCCTCGTCCTTCTAATGCTTGCTTTGGCTTTGATCAGACTACAGGGTGGACATTTTTTGATTTGAACGCGCTACATGATGAATATCAACATGAACCAGGGACAGTAGTAGAAGTTGATTTTTATCATGCTAATCAATTTATCCCCCTAGAAGATCAGGAAATTGTATCGATAGTCCAGCGTTATTTAGCAACTTGCATACCAGAATTTCAGCAAGCAAAAGTAATTGATCGCAGTGTCCTTCGTTTACCACAAGCAGTAACTCACTTTGCCCCTGGTAGCTATCGCTATATGCTACCAGCTACAACTAGTGTAAAAAATGTATTTATGAGTGGTGATTGGATTATTAGCCGCCACGGTTCTTGGTCTCAAGAAAAAGCTTATGTCACAGGATTAGAAGCAGCAAATTTAGTAATTTCTCATTTAGGCGAGGGAACACCAGCGCAAATTTTACCAGTAGCAGCTGATGAACCTCATATTCAACTAGCAAGGACAGTCAATAGAACAGTGCGTCATATAAGTAAGTCTATCTTGCCTAATTTTTGGCTACCCTAA
- a CDS encoding chaperone modulator CbpM: MNQVSLSRVVVSEEGDRLYTFEYAAFVTQTSTALIERFAALGLISPINSMLRSRDIARVAQILRLRRDLGLNLVGAAMVLDMAEEIAQLRAQLQVYKSRQS; encoded by the coding sequence ATGAATCAAGTTAGTCTGTCACGGGTGGTTGTGTCTGAAGAAGGCGATCGCCTTTACACTTTTGAATATGCAGCTTTTGTGACACAAACATCAACTGCACTGATAGAACGCTTTGCGGCTTTGGGGTTGATTTCACCGATTAATTCGATGTTGCGATCGCGCGATATTGCTCGTGTTGCTCAAATTCTGCGCCTACGTCGAGATTTAGGATTAAATTTAGTGGGTGCAGCAATGGTTCTAGATATGGCTGAAGAAATTGCCCAACTGCGGGCACAGTTGCAAGTTTACAAATCTCGGCAATCTTAG
- a CDS encoding response regulator, with product MNNPIPEFDKIRRQLMTLEKPKKQKILVVDDEPDNLDLLYRTFRRDFQVLKADSGMNALQVLAAEGEVAVIISDQRMPEMKGTEFLSKTVPQFPNTVRIILTGFTDIEDLVEAINAGQVYKYITKPWDPAELKAVVQRAAETYDLLKQRTEELRRANAQMALLTVLVQVAQQASSLEAILNPIATAFGESFSADGCILQLVENNNLVTTQGSYSSGGSIENWLAVDPLTSEAIATGQMQVSVNVPNDEKLAGVAHYTDSGVEAHLIIPITYARNVLAVLSLQWKKPCTLREDELKLIHLSAQLVATVLSCTRYHQPANA from the coding sequence ATGAATAACCCCATTCCCGAATTTGATAAAATACGTCGTCAATTGATGACTCTGGAAAAGCCAAAAAAGCAGAAAATTTTAGTAGTTGATGATGAGCCAGATAACTTAGATCTGTTGTATCGTACCTTTCGCCGAGATTTCCAAGTATTGAAAGCCGATAGTGGCATGAACGCTTTGCAAGTGTTAGCAGCAGAAGGGGAAGTTGCAGTAATTATTTCCGATCAGCGAATGCCAGAAATGAAGGGGACTGAATTTTTGAGCAAAACAGTACCTCAGTTTCCCAACACTGTCAGGATTATTCTCACAGGTTTCACTGATATTGAAGACTTAGTAGAAGCAATAAATGCTGGTCAGGTATACAAATATATCACAAAACCTTGGGACCCAGCAGAACTAAAAGCTGTGGTGCAAAGAGCGGCAGAAACCTATGATTTACTCAAGCAACGCACAGAAGAATTACGTCGTGCTAATGCTCAAATGGCACTGTTAACTGTTTTAGTGCAGGTTGCTCAACAAGCATCTAGTTTAGAAGCTATATTAAATCCCATTGCTACAGCTTTTGGTGAAAGTTTTAGCGCCGATGGCTGTATTTTGCAATTAGTCGAAAATAATAATCTGGTTACTACCCAAGGCAGTTACAGCAGTGGAGGTTCTATAGAAAACTGGTTAGCAGTTGACCCATTGACTAGTGAAGCGATCGCCACTGGTCAAATGCAAGTCTCAGTTAATGTCCCCAATGATGAAAAACTTGCTGGTGTAGCACACTATACAGACTCTGGTGTAGAAGCGCATTTAATCATCCCAATTACCTATGCACGTAATGTTTTAGCGGTGTTATCTCTCCAATGGAAAAAACCCTGCACATTACGAGAAGATGAACTCAAACTAATTCATTTATCTGCACAGCTAGTGGCAACTGTACTCAGTTGTACTCGTTACCATCAACCCGCTAATGCTTGA
- a CDS encoding DUF2795 domain-containing protein, which translates to MAKINPIQLQKHLKGIDYPASKEELIQHARQNGADENAISVLQQLPEQEYQTPTDVSEAVGAIE; encoded by the coding sequence ATGGCTAAAATCAACCCTATTCAACTACAAAAACATTTAAAAGGCATAGATTATCCGGCTAGCAAAGAAGAATTGATTCAGCACGCTCGACAAAATGGTGCTGATGAGAATGCTATTTCTGTATTACAGCAATTGCCAGAACAGGAATATCAAACTCCAACTGATGTTAGCGAAGCTGTCGGTGCGATTGAATAA
- the moaC gene encoding cyclic pyranopterin monophosphate synthase MoaC: protein MTQDNFQNSSFDLTHLDQQGQAQMVDVSGKPSTVRQATAGARVRMLSETFAAIQAGNTPKGDVLATARLAGIMAAKQTASLIPLCHPLPLHKVEVLLTPDPQLPGYQIQATVKTKAETGVEMEALTAVCVAALTLYDMAKALEKSIQIESIRLISKTGGKSGDYLVNR from the coding sequence ATGACACAAGATAATTTTCAAAATTCTTCTTTTGACCTTACCCACCTGGATCAGCAAGGGCAAGCCCAGATGGTAGATGTATCAGGGAAACCGTCCACAGTCCGCCAAGCAACAGCAGGTGCAAGAGTGCGAATGCTAAGCGAAACCTTTGCCGCCATTCAAGCGGGAAACACTCCGAAAGGAGATGTACTCGCAACAGCGCGACTAGCAGGAATTATGGCTGCGAAACAGACAGCTAGCTTGATTCCTCTATGTCATCCTTTACCTTTGCACAAAGTTGAAGTACTTTTAACACCAGATCCGCAACTGCCTGGTTATCAAATTCAGGCCACAGTTAAAACCAAAGCCGAAACGGGGGTAGAAATGGAAGCCCTCACAGCTGTTTGTGTTGCTGCTCTTACCCTTTATGACATGGCCAAAGCTTTAGAAAAATCGATTCAAATTGAATCAATTCGATTGATCAGTAAGACTGGTGGCAAATCAGGGGATTATTTAGTTAATAGGTAA
- a CDS encoding MFS transporter, whose translation MKVFSKIDTQLRRNLLVLFAAGLLFWSSLASLLPTLPLYLEEVGASKQQIGILMGSFAIGLLLFRPWLGNLADQRGRKIVLLIGMVVVAIAPLGYELTTYMPFLMVLRAFHGISIAAFATGYIALVADLASPSHRGEIIGYMSLVNPIGLALGPALGGYLQAAAGNTALFLLSTGLGGLGVLCILPIVNPPVHKQPQVENRNSNFWQMLVSPRVRIPAFVMLMVGLTVGTLHTFAPLFIKSTQIDLNPGLFYTASAISSFSGRLFTGRASDRLGRGLFVTVGLAFYSLSMVLMCVANNASTFLLAALIEGAGGGTLIPMISTLMADRSLPQERGRIFAICIAGFDFGIAIAGPIGGFAADQFGYRLSFGLAAALTGLGIIVFLTQCSKNLATSLRFALGRGQDSYALNGIRD comes from the coding sequence GTGAAAGTATTTAGTAAAATTGATACTCAATTACGACGTAACCTGCTGGTTTTATTTGCCGCAGGTTTATTATTCTGGTCTAGTTTGGCTTCTTTGTTGCCAACCTTACCACTTTATCTAGAAGAAGTGGGGGCGAGTAAACAACAAATCGGGATTTTGATGGGCAGTTTTGCGATCGGACTGCTGTTATTTCGTCCTTGGTTGGGGAATTTAGCAGATCAACGGGGTCGCAAAATTGTACTACTGATTGGGATGGTGGTGGTAGCGATCGCTCCCCTTGGTTATGAACTCACGACCTATATGCCTTTTTTAATGGTGTTGCGTGCGTTTCATGGCATTAGTATCGCTGCTTTTGCTACTGGTTATATAGCGCTGGTAGCAGATTTAGCATCACCTAGTCATCGGGGTGAGATTATTGGCTACATGAGTTTGGTGAATCCGATTGGTTTAGCACTCGGTCCCGCTTTGGGTGGTTATTTACAGGCTGCGGCTGGTAATACCGCATTATTTTTGTTATCTACGGGTTTAGGTGGGTTAGGGGTGTTATGTATTTTGCCAATTGTCAATCCACCAGTCCACAAGCAACCGCAAGTCGAAAACCGCAACTCTAATTTTTGGCAAATGTTGGTTAGTCCTAGAGTGAGAATACCAGCATTCGTAATGTTAATGGTTGGTTTGACTGTCGGAACTTTGCATACTTTTGCACCCTTGTTTATCAAATCTACTCAGATTGACTTAAATCCTGGGTTGTTTTACACAGCTTCGGCAATTTCTAGCTTTAGTGGTAGGTTATTTACTGGAAGGGCAAGCGATCGCTTGGGGCGAGGACTGTTTGTGACTGTAGGTTTAGCTTTTTACTCTCTATCGATGGTACTGATGTGTGTAGCCAACAATGCCAGTACTTTTTTACTCGCTGCCCTGATTGAAGGTGCGGGAGGTGGTACATTAATTCCGATGATTTCAACCTTAATGGCAGATCGTTCGCTTCCCCAAGAAAGGGGACGTATTTTTGCTATCTGCATAGCTGGGTTTGATTTTGGCATAGCGATCGCAGGCCCAATTGGGGGTTTTGCTGCTGATCAATTTGGCTATCGCCTTAGCTTCGGTTTAGCGGCTGCTCTAACCGGACTTGGTATAATTGTTTTCCTTACCCAGTGCAGTAAAAACCTTGCCACTTCTCTACGTTTTGCCCTTGGTCGTGGTCAAGATAGTTATGCTTTAAATGGAATTCGAGATTAA
- a CDS encoding acetyltransferase, which produces MLLQLKDSGELLKIVDVQELIDPSIDSIHARDQEGQEEQSPESYKKEDLVFPSGESLPRCWIDANYRNTKSS; this is translated from the coding sequence ATGTTGCTACAACTTAAGGATAGTGGGGAATTATTGAAAATAGTTGATGTTCAAGAGTTAATTGACCCCAGCATTGATAGTATTCATGCTAGAGATCAAGAAGGTCAAGAAGAACAATCACCAGAATCTTATAAAAAAGAAGATCTCGTTTTTCCTTCGGGTGAAAGTCTACCACGCTGTTGGATAGATGCAAATTATAGAAATACAAAATCTTCTTAA
- a CDS encoding Hsp20/alpha crystallin family protein — translation MALIRWDPFREMERYDPFREISNLQREMNRLFDRMMTTSGDGGEMAGYAFMPAAEMHENPDNIELRVELPGMEAKDLDVKVTAEAVSISGERKVETRAEEKGMRRSEFRYGRFQRIIPLPSRIQNDQVQAEFKNGVLCLTMPKAEEERNKVVTVSLEGQQTPVIGEQYDRQTQQQLQTQ, via the coding sequence ATGGCATTAATACGTTGGGACCCTTTTCGGGAAATGGAGCGATACGATCCTTTCCGAGAAATTTCTAACTTGCAACGCGAAATGAATCGCCTGTTTGATCGCATGATGACTACTAGTGGCGATGGCGGTGAAATGGCTGGATATGCTTTTATGCCAGCAGCTGAAATGCACGAAAATCCCGATAATATTGAACTTCGGGTAGAACTTCCAGGTATGGAAGCTAAAGATTTGGACGTCAAAGTTACCGCCGAAGCTGTTTCAATCAGTGGTGAACGCAAAGTTGAAACTAGAGCTGAAGAAAAAGGCATGAGACGTTCGGAATTCCGCTACGGCAGATTCCAACGGATAATTCCTTTACCTAGTAGAATTCAAAACGATCAGGTACAAGCGGAATTTAAGAACGGTGTTTTGTGTCTGACAATGCCGAAAGCTGAGGAAGAAAGGAATAAGGTTGTCACTGTTAGTTTAGAAGGACAACAGACTCCAGTTATCGGCGAACAATACGATAGACAAACTCAACAGCAACTACAAACTCAATAG
- a CDS encoding J domain-containing protein produces the protein MPASDFKDYYQILGVSKNATQEEIKQAYRKLARKYHPDINPGDQKAEERFKEINEANEVLSDPEKRQKYDAFGQYWQQAATSGATPRGRQGTRVDVGGVDFDQYGNFDDFINDLLGRFGGAARGGRTYTYRTYTGGDRDYSDFFENVATQAPAPDTEAAISLTFSEAFHGTQKRLQIDGETVTVRIPPGTKPGSRLRIKGKGRSSPFSQQRGDLYLIIEVLPHPFFQFADDNIACEIPIRPDEAVLGAEVKVPTPDGSVTMKIPAGVRSGQSLRLRGKGWTLPKGGRSDLIVKLQIVSPKDLSATERECYEKIRDSSTFDPRATLEEVKI, from the coding sequence ATGCCAGCAAGCGACTTCAAGGATTATTATCAGATTCTAGGGGTAAGCAAAAACGCCACACAGGAGGAGATCAAACAGGCTTACCGCAAGCTGGCACGTAAGTACCACCCTGATATCAACCCTGGAGATCAAAAAGCGGAGGAACGCTTTAAAGAAATTAATGAAGCTAACGAGGTACTCTCCGATCCAGAAAAACGTCAAAAATACGACGCTTTTGGTCAATACTGGCAGCAAGCGGCGACAAGTGGTGCAACGCCACGCGGTCGTCAAGGTACAAGAGTAGATGTTGGTGGGGTTGATTTCGATCAGTACGGTAATTTTGATGATTTCATCAATGACTTGCTTGGCCGCTTCGGTGGCGCGGCTAGAGGTGGCAGAACTTATACCTATCGTACCTATACAGGTGGCGATCGCGACTATAGCGATTTTTTTGAAAATGTTGCCACACAAGCACCTGCACCTGATACAGAAGCAGCTATTTCCCTTACTTTTTCTGAAGCATTTCACGGTACACAAAAACGTCTGCAAATCGATGGGGAAACGGTTACTGTCCGAATTCCTCCAGGGACAAAACCCGGAAGTCGTCTCCGCATCAAGGGTAAAGGACGTTCCAGCCCGTTTTCTCAACAACGGGGAGATTTGTATTTAATCATTGAAGTATTGCCCCATCCCTTCTTTCAATTTGCAGATGATAACATTGCTTGTGAAATTCCCATTCGACCGGATGAAGCTGTATTGGGGGCGGAAGTAAAAGTTCCCACACCAGATGGTAGCGTCACGATGAAAATTCCGGCGGGTGTGCGTTCTGGGCAATCCTTGCGTTTACGGGGTAAAGGCTGGACACTACCTAAAGGGGGACGTAGTGATTTAATTGTCAAACTACAAATTGTATCTCCTAAGGATTTGAGTGCGACCGAACGCGAGTGTTATGAAAAAATCCGCGACAGTAGCACTTTTGATCCGCGTGCTACCCTAGAAGAGGTGAAAATATGA